A single Oncorhynchus mykiss isolate Arlee chromosome 24, USDA_OmykA_1.1, whole genome shotgun sequence DNA region contains:
- the LOC110503426 gene encoding arylacetamide deacetylase-like, whose product MRLKGIFLLLSLGAFTSYYVYQPIPDEIEERWKLMLTDCFFRSLSHLADFSELLGLKDYMGVMMFITFAERVVPVSDQRVHVTEELFDEVEVVVYQPKLQGGDTELRRAVIYLHGGGWCLGSARMGPYDLLARQMVMDLNSVVVSVEYRLAPEHHFPVPYEDVYRAVKHFLQSGVLAQYSVDPGRIAVSGDSAGGNLAAAVSQQLQQDPEQQLQLKVQALLYPVLQALDLNTPSYQQNQNMPILPRTLMVRFWSEYFTSDKTFFRAMMTNTHNSPDSAALLKFVNWSAFLPESYRGKYNYSAPVVALSVGGVGSDGPSRSIADPRASPLLVPDAVLRSLPKAYVLTCEYDVLRDDGVMYAARLRRAGVEVTHEHYAGGFHGALMFTMWPTDFLIGRTMTENLIRWLQHNL is encoded by the exons ATGCGGTTGAAAGGCATATTTTTACTCCTGTCTTTAGGAGCGTTCACATCTTATTATGTTTACCAGCCCATTCCAGacgagatagaggagagatggaaactCATGTTGACCGACTGCTTCTTCAGAAGTCTCAGCCACCTG GCAGACTTCAGTGAGCTGCTGGGGTTGAAGGACTACATGGGGGTGATGATGTTCATCACGTTCGCTGAGCGGGTGGTGCCCGTGTCAGACCAACGTGTGCACGTTACGGAGGAGCTGTTTgatgaggtggaggtggtggtgtacCAGCCCAAACTGCAGGGCGGCGACACTGAGCTGAGGAGAGCAGTCATATACCTGCACGGAGGAGGATGGTGCCTGGGCAGCGCCA GAATGGGACCATATGACCTCCTGGCTAGGCAGATGGTCATGGATCTTAACTCTGTGGTCGTGTCTGTAGA GTACCGCCTGGCCCCCGAGCACCATTTCCCCGTCCCCTATGAGGACGTGTACCGGGCGGTGAAGCACTTCCTCCAGAGCGGGGTCCTGGCCCAGTACTCTGTAGACCCAGGACGCATCGCTGTATCTGGGGACAGCGCCGGGGGAAACCTGGCTGCTGCCGTGTCCCAGCag CTGCAGCAGGATCCAGAACAGCAGTTGCAGCTGAAGGTCCAGGCCCTGCTCTACCCTGTGCTGCAGGCTCTGGACCTCAATACCCCGTCCTACCAGCAGAACCAGAACATGCCTATCCTGCCCCGTACCCTAATGGTGCGCTTCTGGAGCGAGTACTTCACCAGCGACAAGACCTTCTTCAGGGCCATGATGACCAACACTCACAACAGCCCAGATTCCGCTGCTCTGCTCAAATTCGTCAACTGGAGTGCCTTCCTGCCAGAGTCCTACCGGGGCAAGTACAACTACAGCGCTCCGGTCGTGGCGTTGTCGGTGGGAGGGGTGGGGTCGGACGGGCCATCGCGCTCCATCGCTGACCCCCGGGCCTCGCCCCTGCTGGTCCCGGATGCCGTTCTACGCTCGCTACCCAAGGCCTACGTTCTGACGTGTGAGTACGACGTGCTGAGGGACGACGGGGTGATGTATGCCGCGCGCCTGCGTCGCGCCGGAGTCGAGGTGACTCACGAACACTACGCCGGAGGTTTCCACGGCGCCCTCATGTTCACCATGTGGCCAACCGACTTCCTGATTGGACGCACGATGACGGAGAACTTAATCAGATGGCTGCAGCATAACTTGTAG